A genomic stretch from Paraburkholderia dioscoreae includes:
- a CDS encoding polysaccharide biosynthesis tyrosine autokinase, whose amino-acid sequence MKLLDQERSAEAPGEKEITLSEVIGLLGENRLLIALITAAMLFLGVAYAFVATPLYKADVMIQVDSDPGSETLNDKLGDLASLFQSKASTDAEIELIRSRMVVEEAVRSLHLDVKATPYRFPLIGALVARYMPASAPANPILGMSTFAWGGESLEVTQFDVPAALYDRFFKLMVGPNQTFELHDPDGRPVLHGAVGVAAQGKTRYGLVQLRVNRMVARAGTSFNLARASTQLTAADLQSALDISEKAKQSGIVAISLEGADAARTAATVNRIASIYVQRNVDRKSAQAQQMLQFLGEQLPQLRADLDEAEAKYNAFRTRNGTVDLEAEGRLLLQSIVDSQTRLVELQQQRSALAQRYTAEHPSVQAIDAQIADLKKRQGAFNEKVAALPNVQQQALRLMRDVRVDTDLYTKLLDSTQQLHVLKAGQLGNVRTVDYAEVAERSVKPKKTLVIALAGVIGLLLGCSIAFVRGTLNRGLETPSEIEGAVGVPVYAIVSKSTRQRALQQAACGGAPGLNVLAAVQPDDIAVEGIRSLRTALQFGLLKSHNNIVMLTGPRPGVGKSFLSVNLSAVLSAGGKRVLLIDSDMRRGNVHRYFSLPSKPGLSDVIGGVEPSSAVHRQVLPNLDVLTSGSVASSPAEMLMSDSFGRLLAQFSKQYDVVIVDSPPVLAVTDPVLVGKHAGLTLLVVRHGRHSAAELQESARQLSSAGRAVDGVLLNGVPLRASTYGAFSEYGAQKAR is encoded by the coding sequence ATGAAATTACTTGATCAGGAACGCTCGGCCGAAGCGCCAGGCGAAAAGGAAATCACGCTGTCCGAGGTCATTGGCCTGTTGGGCGAGAATCGGCTTCTGATTGCGTTGATCACTGCGGCAATGCTGTTTCTCGGCGTGGCCTATGCGTTCGTCGCCACGCCGTTGTACAAAGCCGATGTGATGATTCAGGTCGACAGCGACCCCGGCAGCGAGACGCTCAACGACAAGCTCGGCGATCTTGCGTCGTTGTTCCAGAGCAAGGCGTCGACCGACGCTGAAATTGAGCTGATCCGTTCGCGAATGGTGGTCGAAGAAGCGGTCCGAAGTTTGCATCTTGACGTCAAGGCAACGCCGTACCGATTTCCGCTAATCGGCGCGCTTGTCGCACGGTATATGCCCGCAAGCGCTCCCGCGAATCCCATCTTGGGGATGAGTACTTTCGCGTGGGGCGGCGAGAGTCTGGAGGTGACGCAATTCGACGTCCCCGCCGCGCTCTACGACCGGTTTTTCAAATTGATGGTGGGACCGAACCAGACGTTCGAACTCCACGATCCCGATGGCCGACCGGTGTTACACGGCGCTGTCGGCGTCGCGGCGCAGGGCAAGACGCGGTATGGGCTGGTGCAACTAAGGGTGAACCGCATGGTTGCGCGCGCCGGTACGTCGTTCAATCTGGCGAGGGCTTCGACGCAACTGACGGCAGCGGATTTGCAAAGTGCACTCGATATCAGCGAGAAGGCGAAACAGTCGGGCATTGTCGCAATCTCGCTGGAAGGCGCGGACGCTGCGAGGACCGCTGCGACCGTCAACCGTATTGCGAGCATTTATGTTCAGCGAAATGTGGACAGAAAGTCCGCGCAGGCGCAGCAGATGTTGCAGTTCCTCGGTGAACAACTCCCCCAGTTGCGCGCGGACCTCGACGAAGCCGAGGCGAAATATAACGCGTTCCGTACCCGGAACGGCACTGTCGATCTGGAGGCCGAAGGCAGACTTCTCCTGCAGTCGATCGTCGATAGCCAGACCAGGTTAGTCGAGTTGCAACAACAACGTTCCGCGCTTGCGCAACGGTACACGGCGGAACATCCCTCCGTGCAGGCCATCGACGCCCAGATCGCGGATCTGAAAAAACGGCAGGGTGCTTTCAACGAAAAAGTCGCGGCCCTGCCGAATGTGCAACAACAGGCGCTCCGTCTGATGCGCGACGTGCGGGTTGATACGGACCTGTACACGAAGCTGCTGGATAGCACGCAGCAATTGCATGTCCTGAAGGCGGGTCAACTGGGTAACGTTCGCACCGTCGACTATGCGGAGGTGGCCGAAAGGTCCGTCAAGCCGAAGAAAACCCTGGTGATTGCATTGGCAGGCGTTATCGGTTTGCTGCTCGGATGCTCCATCGCATTTGTGCGCGGCACGCTGAATCGAGGCTTGGAGACGCCGTCGGAAATAGAAGGCGCAGTGGGTGTGCCGGTGTACGCGATCGTCTCGAAGAGCACGCGGCAGCGGGCGCTACAGCAGGCGGCGTGTGGCGGCGCTCCGGGATTGAACGTGCTTGCGGCGGTTCAGCCCGACGATATCGCGGTCGAGGGAATCCGCAGTTTGAGAACGGCATTGCAATTCGGTTTGCTCAAATCGCACAACAACATCGTGATGTTGACGGGGCCGCGGCCAGGCGTCGGCAAGTCGTTCCTCTCGGTGAACCTGTCGGCGGTGCTATCGGCAGGCGGCAAGCGCGTGCTGTTGATCGACTCGGACATGCGTCGGGGCAACGTGCACAGATACTTCTCGCTTCCCAGTAAGCCGGGCCTGTCCGATGTGATCGGCGGAGTCGAGCCCTCCAGCGCCGTCCACCGCCAGGTTCTGCCGAACCTCGACGTATTGACGAGCGGCAGTGTGGCCTCTAGTCCGGCTGAAATGCTGATGAGCGATTCCTTCGGCAGATTGCTCGCACAGTTCAGCAAGCAGTACGACGTAGTGATCGTGGATTCGCCACCGGTTCTGGCTGTGACCGACCCGGTGCTGGTCGGCAAACATGCAGGCCTGACATTGCTCGTGGTCCGTCACGGACGTCACTCGGCCGCCGAGCTCCAGGAAAGCGCGCGTCAACTGAGTAGCGCCGGCCGTGCAGTCGATGGAGTCCTGTTGAACGGCGTACCCCTGCGAGCCAGTACATACGGCGCGTTCTCCGAGTATGGGGCGCAGAAGGCCAGGTAA
- the wecC gene encoding UDP-N-acetyl-D-mannosamine dehydrogenase, giving the protein MDFETVSVVGLGYIGLPTAAAFAARRKRVIGVDVSQHAVDTINRGAIHIVEPELDMLVHAAVTQGYLRATITPEPADAFLIAVPTPFSDGYKPDLRFVEAASQAIAPVLKKGDLVVLESTSPVGTTEQMAAWMAQVRPDLTFPQQAGEQSDIRIAHCPERVLPGHVIRELVENDRVIGGMTPRCSELARELYQSFVRGDCILTDARTAEMCKLTENSFRDVNIAFANELSIICDKLDINVWELIRLANRHPRVSILQPGPGVGGHCIAVDPWFIVDSAPEQARLIRTARTVNDSKPGYVIDRVERAARRFKDPVIACLGLAFKANIDDLRESPAVEIADELAERFAGQVVVVEPNVRTLPAALDGKVRLCELNEALLEADIIVILVDHAQFRRVDPVRFQAKVVIDTRGVLAHA; this is encoded by the coding sequence ATGGATTTTGAAACTGTTTCGGTGGTTGGCCTCGGCTACATTGGACTTCCAACAGCGGCCGCATTTGCAGCACGCCGCAAGCGCGTCATTGGCGTGGACGTCAGCCAGCATGCGGTCGACACGATCAACCGCGGCGCCATTCACATTGTCGAGCCAGAGCTCGACATGCTGGTGCACGCGGCGGTAACGCAAGGCTATCTGCGCGCAACGATCACGCCCGAGCCTGCGGATGCGTTTCTGATTGCCGTGCCGACACCTTTCTCGGACGGCTACAAGCCGGACCTCCGCTTCGTCGAGGCGGCGAGCCAGGCGATCGCGCCGGTGCTCAAGAAGGGCGATCTGGTGGTGCTCGAATCGACTTCGCCGGTCGGCACGACCGAACAGATGGCAGCCTGGATGGCGCAAGTGCGTCCCGATCTCACTTTTCCGCAACAGGCAGGCGAACAATCGGATATCCGCATCGCTCATTGTCCGGAGCGCGTGCTGCCCGGTCACGTGATTCGGGAACTGGTTGAGAACGACCGCGTAATCGGCGGCATGACGCCCCGGTGCAGCGAGTTGGCGCGCGAACTCTATCAAAGCTTCGTGCGCGGCGATTGCATCCTGACGGATGCCCGGACAGCCGAGATGTGCAAGCTCACCGAGAATTCGTTCCGCGACGTCAACATCGCCTTTGCCAACGAACTCTCGATTATCTGCGACAAGCTCGATATCAACGTGTGGGAGTTGATTCGCCTTGCGAACCGGCATCCGCGCGTGAGCATCCTGCAGCCGGGGCCCGGCGTGGGCGGTCATTGCATTGCCGTCGACCCCTGGTTCATCGTGGATTCCGCACCGGAGCAGGCGCGCCTGATTCGTACCGCGCGAACGGTCAACGACTCCAAGCCGGGCTATGTGATCGACCGCGTCGAACGCGCGGCGCGACGCTTCAAGGATCCGGTGATTGCGTGCCTCGGGCTGGCTTTCAAGGCGAATATCGACGACCTGCGCGAAAGTCCGGCGGTCGAAATCGCCGACGAACTCGCGGAGCGATTCGCGGGCCAGGTGGTGGTGGTCGAACCCAATGTCAGAACGTTGCCCGCGGCGCTCGACGGCAAGGTCAGGCTCTGCGAATTGAACGAAGCGCTGCTGGAGGCGGACATTATCGTCATTCTGGTCGATCACGCGCAGTTCCGGCGCGTGGATCCGGTTCGATTCCAGGCGAAGGTCGTGATCGATACGCGCGGCGTTCTGGCGCATGCGTAA
- a CDS encoding flippase, translated as MSDQYATRAEPAVKAPRIRTNFLAMMVWQIGNYLVPLATFPYLTRVLGAANFGVLGYAMAVATYGMLVTEWGFFLSGPKAVVERRERPEALNELVWSTMTAKGCLCALSFAVLLVVAHFDRKLASVLPVVLAAWPMAIGNVFTLNWLLQGLERFPVFATVALAGRFAALPLTFIFVRDSGDVAFAAGIQGGAAVLTGLFSLVAARRMGVLRLPSASVRSVCQRVRESADMFVSSASASLFGVTNAVILASMATPYQVGIYTAADKLKTVANMVPAQINTVCYPRIASLFKAQPRSAARLTVIGALATVATTLAGLAVIACASVPLTALILGAGYAGSASLLKLLCGATVFGNLAYFLGLQVLVPFGSARTRSLLMLAAGALNVGLAIVLTPRFGAEGAAVSVLAAEAALLAVYVAMILGKPSLRHHFTQLLIR; from the coding sequence TTGAGCGATCAATATGCAACGCGCGCGGAGCCGGCAGTGAAGGCGCCGCGCATCCGCACGAACTTCCTCGCCATGATGGTGTGGCAGATCGGGAATTACCTCGTGCCGCTGGCGACGTTTCCGTATCTGACGCGTGTGCTCGGCGCGGCGAATTTCGGCGTGCTCGGGTATGCGATGGCGGTCGCCACGTACGGAATGCTGGTGACGGAGTGGGGGTTTTTTCTCAGTGGTCCCAAGGCGGTAGTCGAACGCCGGGAGCGACCGGAGGCGCTTAACGAGCTCGTCTGGTCGACGATGACCGCGAAGGGATGCCTATGCGCACTCTCGTTTGCGGTGCTACTGGTCGTCGCGCACTTTGATCGAAAGCTGGCTTCGGTTCTTCCCGTGGTACTCGCCGCGTGGCCGATGGCGATCGGGAATGTCTTTACGTTGAACTGGCTGTTGCAAGGATTGGAGCGCTTCCCGGTGTTTGCGACAGTGGCGTTGGCGGGACGCTTTGCGGCGTTACCGCTGACGTTCATCTTCGTTCGCGATAGTGGCGACGTTGCTTTCGCGGCGGGAATCCAGGGAGGAGCGGCGGTTCTGACCGGCCTGTTCTCTCTGGTTGCCGCACGGCGCATGGGTGTGTTGCGTCTTCCCTCGGCCTCGGTACGCTCGGTTTGCCAGCGCGTCAGGGAAAGCGCCGACATGTTCGTCTCGTCGGCGTCAGCGAGTCTTTTCGGCGTTACCAACGCGGTCATTCTCGCGTCAATGGCAACGCCGTATCAGGTGGGCATCTATACGGCCGCCGACAAGCTCAAAACCGTGGCCAACATGGTGCCGGCTCAAATCAACACGGTTTGCTACCCGCGCATCGCTTCGTTGTTCAAGGCGCAGCCCCGCTCGGCTGCGCGGCTTACGGTTATCGGCGCACTTGCCACTGTGGCGACGACACTTGCCGGCCTGGCTGTCATCGCCTGTGCGTCGGTGCCTCTTACTGCGTTGATATTGGGTGCGGGCTATGCCGGCTCGGCGTCGCTGCTGAAGCTGCTTTGCGGGGCAACGGTATTCGGCAACCTGGCTTATTTCCTCGGATTGCAGGTGCTGGTGCCATTCGGGAGTGCCCGTACCCGTTCGTTGTTGATGCTGGCCGCCGGCGCGTTGAACGTCGGACTGGCGATCGTTCTGACACCGCGTTTCGGCGCCGAGGGCGCTGCGGTGTCGGTGCTCGCCGCAGAGGCAGCGCTGCTCGCTGTATATGTCGCGATGATCCTCGGCAAACCATCGCTACGCCACCACTTTACCCAACTGTTGATTCGATGA
- a CDS encoding glycosyltransferase family 25 protein, with the protein MESLVPVHVISLSRSGRRDAIARFLTDHGAAFRIEDAVDGRSLAQSELDAVYDDAAARRRYGRSMTRAEVACFMSHRSVWRKIVETGRAAVVLEDDAMLEPAFFEHVLRANEPELSAVADIVLLGRSKLRRTASSWTYFNEPLRRVTGVGGLRVGVPFKQWTSGAVGYWISAHAARRALAYSERPLGALLDDWPWHRDEGGARVVELRPYAVWEDFDRLPSSIEDERRANIRSRASWHDVALWPLRLARTAARWSVVALQRFSPVNEAASARHD; encoded by the coding sequence ATGGAAAGCCTGGTACCCGTTCACGTCATATCCCTGTCCCGTTCTGGCCGTCGCGACGCGATCGCCAGGTTCTTGACCGATCATGGCGCCGCATTTCGAATCGAGGACGCAGTGGATGGCCGTTCGCTTGCGCAAAGCGAACTGGATGCCGTCTATGACGACGCTGCGGCTCGCCGTCGTTACGGACGTTCGATGACCCGTGCAGAGGTGGCGTGCTTCATGAGCCATCGTTCGGTGTGGCGCAAGATTGTCGAGACAGGGCGCGCCGCAGTGGTCCTCGAAGACGATGCGATGCTCGAACCGGCTTTCTTTGAACACGTGTTGCGTGCGAACGAGCCCGAACTGTCCGCCGTTGCCGACATTGTTCTCCTGGGACGATCCAAGTTGCGCCGCACCGCGTCGTCGTGGACCTACTTCAATGAACCGCTCAGACGGGTCACCGGAGTCGGCGGACTGCGTGTCGGTGTCCCGTTCAAACAGTGGACGTCGGGAGCCGTGGGCTACTGGATCTCGGCGCACGCCGCCCGTCGGGCCCTCGCATACTCGGAACGCCCACTCGGCGCGCTGCTCGATGATTGGCCGTGGCATCGCGACGAAGGCGGTGCTCGCGTAGTCGAATTGCGCCCGTACGCGGTGTGGGAAGACTTTGACCGGTTGCCAAGCAGTATCGAGGATGAGCGTAGAGCGAATATACGTTCACGCGCGTCCTGGCATGACGTGGCGCTTTGGCCGCTACGTCTTGCACGCACCGCGGCGCGTTGGAGTGTGGTTGCGTTGCAGCGGTTTTCGCCGGTAAACGAAGCGGCAAGCGCGCGCCATGATTAA
- a CDS encoding O-antigen ligase family protein, with protein sequence MINSVFLHRQSGLTVLKPTRLLPGSLIWMVFAGGLALSPFADYLSVRAAHGIEAAGGEARYSLFVRGSMVTGLLLILLASGRMRLSSWRTALLAVLAVVASAGTCAFGDMSSAEFVQQTVFVLKSFSFFVCLAALSGMSDRQLGKLEPIMRFTLLAYALAIVAGAMFSIDMFRSYWAETQIRSGYKGIVYAQNEASALMIVGLGYSLLRVLKSGWSAWNGALVCSIVLASCLVGTKAAMAGAVAMTCSYFYCRHKVPQATVRALTLVAVLVGVTVAVYLSLPGVQSAVDLSLNYFMYQRDHAGNGGVFTMILSGRDVKFSNVWDEVAKEAYVPLFTGGYPVVRYLVEIDVPDLMLAMGVPVGIFYLWGVAKAFLHRGCGAAPGFGKWFYIVLMAMACTAGHVLVSAIVSPYLAMIAVLVERAAASPPFNEKVER encoded by the coding sequence ATGATTAACAGCGTATTTCTGCACAGGCAAAGCGGATTGACGGTACTGAAGCCGACACGTCTGCTTCCGGGATCGTTGATATGGATGGTGTTCGCCGGCGGTCTCGCACTGTCGCCGTTCGCTGACTATCTGTCAGTCCGGGCCGCGCATGGAATCGAGGCTGCGGGCGGCGAGGCGCGCTACTCGCTGTTCGTGCGCGGGAGCATGGTGACGGGGCTGCTACTGATTCTGTTGGCAAGCGGCCGGATGAGGCTCTCGAGTTGGCGCACGGCGCTGCTGGCCGTGCTGGCGGTCGTGGCATCGGCTGGGACGTGCGCATTCGGGGATATGTCGAGCGCAGAGTTCGTGCAGCAGACGGTTTTCGTTCTCAAGTCGTTCTCCTTTTTTGTTTGCCTCGCAGCCCTCTCGGGAATGAGCGACCGGCAACTCGGCAAGCTGGAACCGATCATGCGGTTCACGTTGCTTGCCTACGCGTTAGCGATCGTGGCGGGCGCAATGTTCTCGATCGATATGTTTCGTAGCTATTGGGCTGAAACGCAGATCCGTTCCGGCTACAAGGGCATTGTGTACGCACAGAACGAAGCATCCGCGCTGATGATCGTGGGGCTGGGCTACAGCCTGTTGAGAGTTTTGAAGTCGGGCTGGTCGGCGTGGAATGGCGCGCTGGTGTGCAGCATCGTGCTGGCCTCTTGCCTCGTGGGTACCAAAGCGGCGATGGCCGGAGCGGTTGCCATGACATGTTCATATTTCTACTGCCGACATAAGGTGCCGCAAGCGACCGTCCGCGCATTGACACTCGTTGCAGTACTGGTTGGCGTCACGGTGGCCGTCTATCTGTCGCTGCCGGGCGTGCAAAGCGCCGTCGATCTCAGTCTGAATTATTTCATGTATCAACGTGATCACGCGGGCAACGGTGGAGTATTTACCATGATTTTGTCCGGGCGTGATGTCAAGTTTTCAAACGTATGGGACGAAGTAGCAAAGGAAGCCTATGTCCCGCTGTTCACGGGCGGTTATCCGGTAGTGCGTTATCTGGTTGAGATCGATGTTCCGGATCTGATGTTGGCGATGGGTGTGCCGGTCGGCATCTTCTATTTGTGGGGCGTGGCGAAGGCATTTTTGCATCGTGGATGCGGTGCGGCGCCGGGTTTCGGCAAGTGGTTTTATATCGTCTTGATGGCAATGGCCTGCACGGCGGGGCACGTGCTGGTGTCGGCGATCGTCAGCCCGTACCTGGCCATGATCGCCGTGCTCGTCGAACGCGCCGCGGCATCGCCGCCCTTTAACGAAAAGGTGGAACGATGA